The genomic segment ATAatctcctcttcatcctcatcgaggaaAGTcgtacagaagtcattgtgcggtatttccATGCGCGTCGcaatgcggcctatggcacagtgtccggttatgacccctgtcaatgtACTCATCGATCTCTTATCGAACGGCAGCTACgttctcgtcctcctccggtcgataaCCGGCCATAGCTCCTTTTCAGTCCGGCAATCATCCCCACGAGTTCCACCTGGCCACCGACGCcaccctggccatcccctctactgtatTCAGTAACTCGACAAATAGCATGTAAGCAAGACCGATTACTGGTCCGCCCGGtacagacgaacccctcctggcgcactcgtccctGGGGATTCCCTAGAATCCCCTCATGCTCAGGAACTCATGTCAgcatcacatcgtgggcccggagcctttATAGGGACTCCAAACAAACCGCCACACATCGCGACCTCGCCATCCTTGAGCGcagccatactgtccacataatttctgagtttcgagggggTAAAGAATTTCTCTtccggccactgcaatggcacagaccactgcctgaaagaccgtacactcctCTATCAGTTTCAGAGAcgtactgatattgagtgcatcagagtagactcTCAATCCAGTctcttacggcttctttcctcggtgttcctccaCCAGGACAGTTTAGAATCGAGGAccatgcctaggtacttcgcctccttcgacagctgcAGGGTGACCCCTCCatggacgggagtctgaactccggtatcttatatctacgagtgaagagcaccagctccgtcttccctgggttggtcctcaacccatttctggtagcccatcgcgactaAAAGGTCCCGTATTATActtcgtcgtactgtggtttattcttcccgctttggggataaagaccaccttgacttccctccatgccctcggtatgtgggaccatgccaggctcgcTCGGAAGATCCGCTCGAGCCAGGGCAGGGTGATTCCAAGGGACCCCTGCAGCAGTGCCGGGATAATTCAAACTTAAATGGACGGAAAGTGCGGACCGCCCACGCTATCTTCTTCTCGTCAACGATCTCCCTGATGAGTTCATCCGTTAAGGCCATATAATCAAGTATTGCGATATCTTGATCGCCGACCTCTTCCTAGCCCTCCTCAGGGAGCTAGACGTGATGGGATCCTTCGAGAGCACTCTGCGCAACCTAGATGCCTCACTTATACAAGGGCacaatttgtgtgaaatttgcaGTATATACCTTAAAATTTAACGGAGCTATTACAAAAGTAAAATAGTTTTAAGtgcggccgtgccgaactttggatacctaccaccacgAATAAAATAATCCTAAACCACTACCATAACCATAtcaatatgcaaatgggggctggttTGGATCATTTTCGAtccaggtcccgagaactcttgtATGAGTTACAGTTTCCGCGAAATTGGACAGCAGATCCGCTTTTTATGgtactaagaccctaaattggaagatcggtctatatggcagctatatctaaatattttccgaacttaaccatatttgagtccggtgttgggaggcttaaaacaactcactatttaaaattttagcgaaatcgggcaataataaagattttatgggcttaagatcctcaaacggcagattggtctataaggcaactatatctaaatattgcccgatctggaccatattaaggtggggcttaaaacaactcactttttcgaatttcagcgaaatcggataacaattacgtCTTTTATAGGCTAAAGACCTAAATCAGTAGATAGataaatatgacagctatatctaaatatggtttgatctgaactatatttgagtcggatgtccgaaggcttaaaacaactcactgttcctaattttgtcgaaatcggatagtaaatacgcctgttacgagcttaagaccttaagccggcatattggtctatatagcagccatgtgtaaatatgatccgattatAAATCCGTTAAATAGATCAAACCGATCTCACAATGTATAGAAGATTTAGACCAACAACGCTCTTCTTCTGAAAGCCTaggtcctcctctacaaatatctatagggttgcccaaaaagtaattgcggattttttaaaagaaagtaaatgcctttttaataaaacttagaatgaactttaatcaaatatacttttttacactttttttccaaagcaagctaaaagtaacagctgataactgacagaagaaagaatgcaattacagagtcacaagctgtgaaaaaaattgtcaacgccgactatatgaaaaatccgcaattactttttgggcaacccaatagaacttgTATTTTTACtcagatcaacagataaaaagttgtgtgcttattttttttacaaatatttcaaaattgtgCTATTTCTTGCAATGTTAAACTGACTACTAACGCACCGCTGGGATTactcttaaaaataaaatgcttcTTTGTGGTTTCTGTAGTGAGGATTAGGCTTTTCTTCTTGGAAAATAGCCTCAATGTAAGCaataaaagtaacaagtaagagcgtgctaagttcgaccgggccgaatcttatataccctccaccattgatcgcattttttgagttttatgcacggtatctctttttagaaaaacatagaatattgaataagaaatgttatgctattggagctatatcaagttatagtcggattcggaccatagatgaatgctgaacattgtagaagtcattgtgtaatatttcagttcattcggataagaatcgcaccttgtaggggcttaagaagcaaaatcggaagatcggtttatatgggagctgtatcaagctattgatcgatttagaccttattatacacgtatgttgaaggtcatgagagaagccgttgtaaaaaacctcagccaaatctgatgagaattgtgccctctagaggttcaagaagtcaagatcccagatcggtttatatggcagctatatcaggttctataccgatttgcgccatacttagcacagttattggaagtcataatcgggtgagaattgcccgctctattggctcaaaaagtcaagttccaagatcgatttatatgacagctataccagattatgaaccgctttgaatcatacttagcacagttgttgaaaatgataccaaaacactacgtgcaaaatttcagttaaagcggacgagaattaagccctctagaggctcaagaagtcaagacccaagatcggtgtatgctaagcgtagttgttggaagtgctaccaaaacactatgtgtaaaatatcaataaagtcggacgagaattgcgccctctagaggctcaagaagtcaagaccgaagatcggtttatatggctgctatatcaaaacatggaccgatttggcccatttacaataccaaccgacctacacaaataaaaagtatttgtgcaagattgcaagcggctagcttcactccttcgaaagtgaacgtgctttcgacagacaaacggacggacggacatggcttgatcgacttaaaacgacatgacgatcaagaatatatatactatttgtggtctaagacgcatatttcaaggtgttacaaacagaataacgaacttagtataaccccatcctatggtggagggcataaaaatctcCAATACAACACCTATCGAATGTAATATGTTGCTTTTTTTGGAGTAGGGACCTTCGTGCCATCATGGAAGCCAAATCCCAAAACGGAAACTACagaagaaatgaaaacaaattcaGGTGTATTGTGGATGCTGATGTTGTTTGCAGGGATGTTAAATAATGGTAATTGGGACGATATGAATTCCACAAATGTTTAAAGTGAACCAGACATTCAAAACGACTGAGATTCTGTCGTTGTTAGTATTTATGGAGTTGTAAAGAGTGATTTTCTAGCTACTATCTTTTtggaaacactggtttaaatagctcacgcacgtttcgttttgtgtttcactgtcaaaaatcttcagtttggtatataatttaaccaagaatcgtcttacaaacgaacagcgattgcaaattattaaatttttttatcaaaatgcgtgctttgtTCAGAATGTTCACCGCACGCTTCTTATATTCAGTGACGAAGCAAATTTTTTGCTCAATGGGTAAGTAAATAAGCAGTATTATTGATTTTGATTCAGCTGGAAGCAGAAGaagtgagcgctatcgtgggaTGAAGTTGACcggcatgacatgtggtttgcacaagacggtgccacatgccacacagcactcgtaacaatggactaaTTGAGagtcgagttcggtgaacatttaatttgacgttcgggaccggtcaattggccgcttatttcgtgcaatttaacgcctttagattattttttgttgggctatgttaaagctcatgtctatatagacaagcccgcttcaattgacgcattggaagacaccattgaagcatttattcgtcagataccggccaaaatgtttgaatgagtatgccaaaattgcactcagcggatggaccatttgaggcgcagtcacggtcaacatttgcaagaagtaatcttcaaacattaaattatatggacggtACTATCgtatcaaataaagatttcatgaaatttatgtgtttttttttttttttaaaactttcctaaagctcttaaaaaatcacccttgacGAACAGTGTACTTCGCGGCAAATTTAAATATGTatgagaaataaataaatactcaaattaaaacgtacaaaatttggccgggacgaatcttatatacccttcaccatggatcgaatttatCGTGTTCTCTTCCCTGTGTTCAAAATACGTACATTTTGATCATGGGAAATAACGCATTAGCATTTTGTAGACAATTCATAGTTATCTTATACAGACTGTCTGCTATTTAGGGTCTACTTTTTCGATCGCCTATGCCATAAAACACATGTGCATCATGTGCAGCCACTTGAGCGTTGTCTGTGTATTTAGGACCACAATAAAAATAGgaatattatattgggttgcccaaaaagtaattatcggtaatatagtagtaatatagtcggtgttgacaaattttttcaacggcttgtgactctgtaattgcattctttcttctgtcagttatcagctgttacttttagcttgctttagaaaaaaagtgcgcgaaattttgtttacatttgtttgtttggcgtcaattttaatatcggtaccacatgtattgaaagaaattcatttaacaaaccgaatcgacgcttgtgatatgcaccttaaacgcaatgaattcgatccgttttaaaACGAATCTTAACTGgcgatgaaaaatggattgtttacaacaacgttagtcgaaaacgatcatggtccaagcatggtgaaccagctcaaaccacttcaaaggctgatatccaccaaaagaagcttatgctgtctgtttggtgggattggaagggtgtggtatattttgagctgcttccaaggaaccaaacgattaattcggatgtttactgtcaacaattggacaaattgaatacagccatcaaggagaagcgaccagaattggtcaatcgtaaaggtgtaatattccaccaggacaacgctagaccgcacacatcttaggacactcgccaaaaactgagtgggcttggctgggaacttttgatgcatccaccatatagccctgaccttgcaccaccagactaccatttatttcgatctttgcagaactccttaaatggtaaaactttcggcaatgatgaggctataaaatcgcacttggttcagttttttttttgcagataaaggccagaagttctatgagcgtggaatactaaatttgccaggaagatggcaaaaggttatcgaacaaaatggcaattatatatttgattaaagttcattctaagttttattaaaaatgcatttactttcttttaaaaaatccgcaattactttttaggcaacccaataaaacaatTGTTAGGGACGCAGACCTGCTGAGTGTTTTGGTAGGTTCGTAAAACAAGAAGTAAGGATGAACGAAGTTATCACTGCGTTGGTATCTCGCTCTAGTttagttttaagattttcatttatttttgtaataggaaatttgtaaataaatattCGGTATAAACTAGCATTCAAGAAGTGCGTTTATATTCACTCCAACAACCGCGATCtcttttttaaggcaaacaaacgacaaaagaaatgaattgctatgcaattggagctatatcaaattatggtccgTGTCAAACCATAATAGTAGaattcattgtttaaaatttcagtcagttTGGCACGTCTGTTAAAGGTCATATGagtagtcgttgtgcaaaacttcagccaattcgggtaagagttgcgcactctacttagggttcttagacgaatatttcgaggagttacaaacagaatgacgaaattagtatgcacccatcctatggtggaggttgtaaaaacaagtaaaaagtcattaagttcggccgagctgaactttggatatcctccacctcgggtatatatgtaaactacctttcgtcatagtccggtgaaaatgcactatttatgaacccatagcagatacatcgaaatatggtccgatttggattaagttttacacgaacattgagtggtctcatAAATACacgtcactgttcaattttggtctttttggcagctatatccaaatattgaccgatctgaaccatatgggacacggatgtcgaaaagcctaacataagtcactgtgtcaaatttcagtcaactcgcataataaatgcgcctttattgccctaaaaacctaaaatcgagagatcggtcaatatgtcagctatatccaaatctggatcaatctgggccatcttcaagaaggatgtcgagtagcctaacatattttaatgtcccaaatttcagctaaattgtataataaatgtggcttttatggacgtaagaccctaaattggccatataagtacaaatccggcgataaatatgtatgtgtgctacatccaaatttaaaacgattttgatgaaatctcacagatatgttgagatcagtaacaaaacaatccatgccaaattttgtgcagttcGGTTACAaatcttataagtgtaaatcaggCGATAAaaatacataggagctatatccaaatctgaaccgattttgatgaaatttccaaatatgttaagattagtaacaaaacaattcatgccaaattttgtgcagattggttgaatattgtagtaactacggccatttaagtgcaaatcaggcaatacatctatatgagagctacatcttaatctgaaccgattttgatgcaatttttcagatatattaagatcagtaaaaaaaatctgtgccaaattttgtgcagatcggttgaaaattgtagataGTACGGCTATTTCAGTGAAAAGTGATCGagacatataaagggtgatttttttgaggttaggattttcatgcattaggagtgaagagcaaccagaagccgttcaagaactgcccatgcatcccgaaaaatgcactgtttggtgtggtttgtacgctggtggaatcattggaccgtattttttcaaagatgctgttggacgcaacgttacggtgaatgaacacatttcgaaccgaacactgattttggtaataaaattaaatgatttgcaagcgttgctcgttagtaagtctattcatgatgaaatgtcaaagcatactgagcatctttctctttgacaccatgtctgaaatcccacgtaatctgtcaaatactaatgcatgaaaatcctaacctcaaaaaaatcaccctttatatgcgcGTTATAtcagaatctgaaccgatttttatgaaatcttgcacatatgttaagatcagcaagaaaacaatccgtgctaaattttgtgcagatcagttgaaaattttagttactacggctatttaagtgcaaatcgggcgatacatatatatgggagctatatctaaatctgaaccgatttttaccaaaatcaatagcgtttgtctttgggccaaaaaagtgatatgtgcaaaatttcttgatgattggacaacaaaaacGACCTGCActatgattacaagaatacgtggactcacaggcggacagacggacatgtctaattcgaatcagagagtgattctgagtcgattctGATTCTgcgtctagctcttctccttcttagcgttgcaaacaaatgcacaaacttataatatcctgtaccacagtggtagtgtaggatataacaagtaaactCGTGCTAAGggcggaatcttgggaacccaccagcatggaatttatataaaatgaacctaattgaagggcataattttattctacatatcaatcttctttcaaaccagcaaaaattaaagcttccggAACCAAACAAGAATGGTCgatagaccggtttatatgggagttatatcgggttatagactaatttggatcgttcttgtcacagttgtttgaagtcttaacagaatactacatgcaaaattttagccaagtcggacaaaactAGCGGTttccacgggctcaagaaatcaaatatatatatctaaagtttaaccgatatggcccatttacaatccccaacgacctacatcaatataaagtatctgtgcaaaatgtcaaacgGCTAGCCAGAAAATACTTTCCCTTTGGTTGTTATATATTCTGGAAAATAGTGAGTGTCTCCTCTCATTTATCCTTTAATAAAATTCGAATGATTTAATTAAACCTTTTTCATCTTTATGCATTAAAgttaactttttaaaaatattgtaaaacagTTCTTTTGATATTCCTTGCAATGTTAAACTGACTACTAACGCACCGCTGGGAATACTCATAAAACCAAAATGCTTCTTTGTGGTTTCTGTGGTGAGGATTATGCTTTTTTTCTTAGTATATCGCCTCAATGTAaacaataaaagtaaaaatcctCAAACCAACACCTATCCTAtggaatttgttgttttttttttttttttggagcagGGACCTTCATGCCATCATGGAAGCCAAATCCCAAAAATGAAAAGTACAGAAGAAATGAAAACACATTCAGGTCTATTGTGGATGCTGATGTTGTTCGCAAGGATTTAATTAATGGTAATTGGGACGATATGAATTTCATTGGTGGTAGAGTTACACAAATGTTTAATGTGAAACAGACCTTCAATTTTTATGATTAAACGACTGATATTCTGTTATTGATACAATTTAATgagttttaaagggtgattttttagctactatctttttggcaatactggtttaaacagctcacgcacgtttcgtgttttgttttaatgtcATGAATCGTAATACAAGCAAACAACgctttgcaaattattgaattttattatcaaaatgcgtgctctattgagaaagttcatcgtgttcagcgacgaagttcAATTTTGGCTCAATGCGTACGGAAATatacagaattgtcgattttgtagtTAAGATCAGCcggaagcattgcaaaagctaccaatgcatccagaaaaagtcacagtttggtgcggtttatgggctggtggcatcattggaccgtacatcttcaaatatgatgggaatcgtaacgtaactgtgaatggtgagcactatcgtgagataatatccaacttttttttgaccaaaatgcaagagcttgaattGCATGTTAtaggtttcaacaagacagtgccacatgccacacagcacgtgtaacaatggacttattgagaagcgatatcggtgaacattttatttcacgttcgagacCGGTGAagtggccgcctagatcgtacgatttaacgcctttaaactATATTTTGTacggctatgttaaagctcatgtctatacagacaagcctgcttcaatAGACGTATTGGAAGAcaccattgaagcatttattcgtgagataccggcacgtatgccaaaattggattaagcggatggaccatttgagtcgcagtcacgatcaacatttgcatgaaataatctttaaaacattaaattatatagacggtactattgattcaaataaagatttatgtgtcttttttaggaaaaaaattcctatagctcttaacaaatcaccctTGAAGAACAATGTACTTCGCAGCAAATTTAAATATGTATTAGAAATAAAAACTATACTTGAATTAAAACGtgttaaagcgtgctaaattcggcaggaccgaatcttatatacccttcaccatggatcgaatttgtcgtgttcttttaCCGGTATCTCtcattaggcaaacaaaggataaaagaaaataatttctatgCTATCGGAGGTatttcaagttatggtccgattcagaccataatattgggttgcccaaaaagtaattgcggatttttcatatagtcggcgttgacaaattttttcacagcttgtgactctgtaattgcattctttcttctgtcagttatcagctgttacttttagcttgctttagaaaaaaagtgtaaaaaaagtatatttgattaaagttcattctaagtcaatttgagggagatcagtttatagggttTGAAGACAGTTTGAAGGCAATTGCGACCTGACATGTGCCCCCTGATGGGTTGTTGGGGGATCTCACTGTTGACCCTAGTATATTGGCACCAGAGACTGTGTTGTGTTTCTCGACTTGCTTTAACCATATTTGCGTTTGTGATCTTCGAGCAATTGGTCAATCTCTTCGTTAAGTTCACTTATTCCGGTGCTGAAAGGGTTGGCCAGGAAGCTCATCACGTTCCTTGACCATTCTCACTGCTTGGGCTGGGAAATCTGGTCTGATGGTTGGTATTCGACCGTCTAGGATGAAGTGAGTAGCTGCTGTCGTGATGATTGAGTGAAGAATCTTTGCTGAGCTGCGAAAATCTGAATGGGACGGTTGTGGTCGGAATGCATCTTCAATATGGTTCCTGAAACCTGACCAGTATGCCTTCTACTGGTTAACATATTTTCGGCGCTCGGAGACTATTAAGTCGTTCGAACGACGAAGCTCTATGGTAATTGGAGCGTGGTCTAAGGCGATGGTGACAATCTGGACAAAGCATTCCGATTGCAGCCGCCATCAAGTATATAAGATTTGCGCTGAATATAATAATGTCAGGTGAGCTATAGCAATTTACCACAATTCTGGTTTGGGTGTCGTCGTCTGTGCTGCAGTAAGAGGGCTATCTATACGTTCGGCCTGATTGGTACCTCTCTGGTCTTCCACATGCTCTTAGTCCCAGAGTGCATAGTGAACGTCGAAATCTACTATGATGTTACCGTTCTCGCCCACGATCTATGCTCCAACATCAGGGTGATAGCCGGTTCGGCAGGATGAAACTGGCGGAATGTACACATTTAATAGTTCTATCTCAGCGTAACCTCAGTGTGACCGGACGACACTGATCGTTGGATTATGAACGCAAATGTTCCCGATTTTTACATCGGCATTGGAAGTGTTTGTTCTCATTCGCAATTCTTCATTTGATATACGGTTTGGCCAAAACAATTTAATTATTTGTCGAAGGCAGGaaggtagtaccctatttttaccctgtcatcattatgcaccatctgtgaaaatttcaagaaaatagggtCATCCGTTtcggagtctataaggaacacacaaacaaacaaccacaaATTGATTGAATTATATAGAAGAAGAAGAtgtttcaggttatgaaccgatttagaaaatacttggcacagttattgaaagttttaacaaaccacttcatttcctatggtggaggttatacaaatcaaaacaagtacaagtgcgttaagttcggccgggccgaatctgttATTATCTCTATCATGGATGGCTTGTGATAGTCTCTTTGAATAAGTAAACTTTCAAAGAATAAACAAGACATTCAAAGAGACCATCCCAAGTCATCCACGATGGAGGTAATATGAGatttggccctgccgaacttaacgcacatgtacttgttttgatttttaaaccctctaccataggatggagtaTACTaaataatttcatcattccgcttgtaacacatcgaaatattgatcttagactcaacaaagtatgtatattcttgaccatcttggcatttttagtcgatttagccatgtatgtccgtccgtttgtctgtcgaaagcactcaaactttcgaaggagtaaagctaggtgctggaattttgcataaaaaattcttattggtgcaggtcggttgaatttgtaaatggtccaaatcgctccatgttttggtatagccctcatataaacccatataggatcttgacttcttgagccgctagaggaagcaattattacccgatttggctgaaattttgcatgaaatgttttggtttgaccatccacaactgctccaagtatggttcaaatcggtttataaccggatacagctcccatatgaacagtGGGCttgtatagggcgcaattattatcctatttggccgaaattttgtacaaagacttTTTGTAtgacctgaatcggtccataactctgatctccaacatccaaaccaagtatggctccaatcggttcataacttggtatagttgAATTGCcatagcaattcatatccattatcctttgtttgtctatcggccaaagaactttttaaatgcgatccatgatagagggtgtataagattcggcccggccgaacttaacacgcttttacttgttttcattttggcTGATTCATTTATTGCCTTATTCGTGGAAaaagaatatttcaaaatttctcaATGAGGCCCCATTGGAAATGTAATTTGATGAAGATAAGGTAGACAATGACAATGATCGTAACAATGTCAGACGATAAGTATTTTTTGGAAGCAACTTCTGATTTCAAAGAGATAATGTTTTGCAGATGGCAAAACCTATTTCAGAAGTCTATAAAAGTTTGAGTGAAGTTAAAGAATAAACAATTTGTTCAAACTCTGCAAGGTATTCAGTCCATTAAAAGAACTGTCATCAATtgttaaaaagaaaagaaaaaaaacatgacCAACACTTTGCCGTTGTTAGCCATTTGTTTCGTTTGTCTTATGGGACGGCTGGTAAACAGTGAAACTTTTGATGAATGTGAGGGTGCAGATGATGGCACCTATGTCTCGAGCTTTGGCAGCTGCTCTGCTTTTATCTACTGCGATGGAGATGAATCCGTATTGGACGATTGTGGCAATGGTTTCTTTTTCAATGGCGAAGAGTGTGATTATGAGGAAAATGTTCAATGTGCCTTAGATGAGATCGATAATGAGGGGGGAAATGGTGAGGAAGAGCCCGAAGAGCCTGAAGGAGAGCCCGAAGAAACGCCCGATGAACAAACCAGTAAGGCCACACCAGCACCGAGTACCGCGGCCACGTTGCCAGCCGAACAGCCTGCCACAGGAGAAATTGTTGATGTACCGCCCATTGTCAGGGACTCCTGTCCCTTCAGTGATGATCCCAATCAGATTGTGCTGATTACAAATAGCAATTC from the Stomoxys calcitrans chromosome 1, idStoCalc2.1, whole genome shotgun sequence genome contains:
- the LOC106093571 gene encoding protein obstructor-E, whose protein sequence is MTNTLPLLAICFVCLMGRLVNSETFDECEGADDGTYVSSFGSCSAFIYCDGDESVLDDCGNGFFFNGEECDYEENVQCALDEIDNEGGNGEEEPEEPEGEPEETPDEQTSKATPAPSTAATLPAEQPATGEIVDVPPIVRDSCPFSDDPNQIVLITNSNSCSDYYVCYHGNAIGMHCMDHLHFNTATGKCDFPENAKCKLANQAPSEFNKCLPHMSEFFPHPNKCNYFYYCIKGYQTLQQCPFYYGWDIERRTCVHMSQAKCYNGNA